A genomic segment from Schistocerca piceifrons isolate TAMUIC-IGC-003096 chromosome 4, iqSchPice1.1, whole genome shotgun sequence encodes:
- the LOC124796358 gene encoding putative protein TPRXL, with amino-acid sequence MASKSALLLTLLIAVSQAAPQGQVQDAAPQQSNSSTSATGSNSDTSSSGSGGSGSDSSGAQSGGGSSSSQTPSVVFPHLSNLLPQFNFSGSPSTASAQNPIAAIISFIPNAINTERERVSSAVNQLVSEQVGAATDSISAAAQTGGQLMSNGIKVIASWPTFWANLLG; translated from the exons ATGGCGAGCAAATCAGCGTTGCTTCTCACACTCCTCATCGCCGTTTCACAG GCCGCTCCTCAGGGACAGGTGCAGGACGCCGCCCCCCAGCAGAGTAACTCCTCGACCTCCGCTACTGGCTCCAACTCCGACACCTCATCCTCTGGAagtggcggcagcggcagcgacagcagcggcgctcAGTCCGGCGGTGGGTCGTCCAGCTCACAGACCCCGAGCGTCGTCTTCCCTCATCTCAGCAACTTGTTGCCGCAGTTCAACTTTAGTGGCTCTCCCTCTACCGCCAGTGCCCAGAATCCAATAGCCGCCATCATCTCCTTCATCCCGAACGCCATCAACACGGAGCGCGAGCGAGTCAGCAGCGCCGTGAACCAGCTGGTGTCTGAGCAGGTGGGCGCTGCCACCGACTCCATCAGTGCGGCGGCGCAGACCGGCGGACAGCTCATGTCCAACGGCATCAAGGTCATCGCCTCCTGGCCCACCTTCTGGGCGAACCTACTGGGTTGA